The proteins below are encoded in one region of Pan paniscus chromosome 4, NHGRI_mPanPan1-v2.0_pri, whole genome shotgun sequence:
- the GPR150 gene encoding probable G-protein coupled receptor 150 produces the protein MEDLFSPSILPPAPNLSVPILLGWGLNLTLGQGAPASGPPSRRVRLVFLGVILVVAVAGNTTVLCRLCGGGGPWAGPKRRKMDFLLVQLALADLYACGGTALSELAWELLGEPRAATGDLACRFLQLLQASGRGASAHLVVLIALERRRAVRRPHGRPLPARALAALGWLLALLLALPPAFVVRGDSPSPLPPPPPTSLQPGAPPAARAWPGERRCHGIFAPLPRWHLQVYAFYEAVAGFAAPVTVLGVACGHLLSVWWRHRPQAPAAAAPWSASPGRAPAPSALPRAKVQSLKMSLLLALLFVGCELPYFAARLAAAWSSGPAGDWEGEGLSAALRLVAMANSALNPFVYLFFQAGDCRLRRQLRKRLGSLCCAPQGGAEDEEGPRGHQALYRQRWPHPHYHHARREPLDEGGLRPPPPRPRPLPCSCESAF, from the coding sequence ATGGAGGATCTCTTTAGCCCCTCAATTCTGCCGCCGGCGCCCAACCTTTCCGTGCCCATCTTGCTGGGCTGGGGTCTCAACCTGACCTTGGGGCAAGGAGCCCCTGCCTCTGGGCCGCCCAGCCGCCGCGTCCGCCTGGTGTTCCTGGGGGTCATCCTGGTGGTGGCGGTGGCAGGCAACACCACAGTGCTGTGCCGCCTGTGCGGCGGCGGCGGGCCCTGGGCGGGCCCCAAGCGTCGCAAGATGGACTTCCTGCTGGTGCAGCTGGCCCTGGCGGACCTGTACGCGTGCGGGGGCACGGCGCTGTCAGAGCTGGCCTGGGAACTGCTGGGCGAGCCCCGCGCGGCCACGGGGGACCTGGCGTGCCGCTTCCTGCAGCTGCTGCAGGCATCCGGGCGGGGCGCCTCGGCCCACCTCGTGGTGCTCATCGCCCTCGAGCGCCGGCGCGCGGTGCGTCGTCCGCACGGCCGGCCGCTGCCCGCGCGTGCCCTCGCCGCCCTGGGCTGGCTGCTGGCACTGCTGCTGGCGCTGCCCCCGGCCTTCGTGGTGCGCGGGGACTCCCCctcgccgctgccgccgccgccgccaacGTCCCTGCAGCCAGGCGCGCCCCCGGCCGCCCGCGCCTGGCCGGGGGAGCGTCGCTGCCACGGGATCTTCGCGCCCCTGCCGCGCTGGCACCTGCAGGTCTACGCGTTCTACGAGGCCGTCGCGGGCTTCGCCGCGCCTGTTACGGTCCTGGGCGTCGCTTGCGGCCACCTACTCTCCGTCTGGTGGCGGCACCGGCCGCAGGCCCCCGCGGCTGCAGCGCCCTGGTCGGCGAGCCCAGGTCGAGCCCCTGCGCCCAGCGCGCTGCCCCGCGCCAAGGTGCAGAGCCTGAAGATGAGCCTGCTGCTGGCGCTGCTGTTCGTGGGCTGCGAGCTGCCCTACTTTGCCGCCCGGCTGGCGGCCGCGTGGTCGTCCGGGCCCGCGGGAGACTGGGAGGGAGAGGGCCTGTCGGCGGCGCTGCGCCTGGTGGCGATGGCCAACAGCGCTCTCAATCCCTTCGTCTACCTCTTCTTCCAGGCGGGCGACTGCCGGCTCCGGCGACAGCTGCGGAAGCGGCTGGGCTCTCTGTGCTGCGCGCCGCAGGGAGGCGCGGAGGACGAGGAGGGGCCCCGGGGCCACCAGGCGCTCTACCGCCAACGCTGGCCCCACCCTCATTATCACCATGCTCGGCGGGAACCGCTGGACGAGGGCGGCTTGCGCCCACCCCCTCCGCGCCCCAGACCCCTGCCCTGCTCCTGCGAAAGTGCCTTCTAG